The Nocardioides ochotonae genome segment GGTCATCGCGGGCACCAGGCCCAGGTCCGGGAGGTGGCCGGGCGCGGGGTCCAGGCCGTAGGAGGCCAGCCCGCAGCGCACCAGGTCGAAGCGCGAGGAGGGCCGCAGCACGGCCGCCGCGGAGTTCGCGATGTGGCGCACGTCGGGGCGCAGGCCGGCCTGCTCGGCGACCTTCACCGCCCAGCGCAGCACGTCCTCCTGCGCGGCGTTGGCGGGGTCGTCGGGCTCGTCGCTGGAGGAGAAGTGCGACCAGATCCCGGTGACGCGCCACAGCCCGTCCTCCTCGCCGCGGCGCGCACGCTCCACGACGCCCGGCCAGTCGGCCTGGGTGGCACCGCCACGCGACAGGCCGGTGTCGATCTTGAGCTGCACGCGCGCGGGGACGCCGGCCGCGGCCACGGCGGCGGCGATCTCCTCGAGCTGGGCGACCGAGTGGGCCGTCACGTCGACGTCGGCGCCGATCACCGGGGCGTAGTTCTCCCCCGGCGCGGCCAGCCAGCACAGCACCCGGCCCACGTCGCCGGACTCCCGCAGGGCGAGCGCCTCCTCGAGGGTGGCCACCCCGAGCCAGTCCGCACCGGCCTCGCGGGCCGCGCGGGCGACCTCGACCATGCCGTGGCCGTAGCCGTCGGCCTTGACCACGGTCATCATCTGCACCTGGTCGCCGACGAGCTCGCGCAGGCGTCTGACGTTGTGCCTCACGGCCGCGAGGTCGACGACGATCTCGGCTCGCGCGGCGGTCATGGGACCGATTGTCCCATCCCGACTCGCGCCGCGGACGATCAGCCCAGCGGCAGGGTGCGCACCACGCCCGGCAGCGCCCGGGCGACGTCCCCTGCCACCAGCGGTCCGCCGCCCGAGGCGAGGGTGGCCGCCGCGCCGTGCAGCCAGGACCCGACCGAGGCCGCGTCGAAGGGGTCCAGACCGGCGGCGAGCAGCGCACCGATCAGCCCGCCGAGCACGTCGCCCGCCCCCGCGGTGGCCAGCCAGGGGGTCCCGGCGGTGGTCACCCGGCCCGGCCCGGTGGGGCCGACGATGAGGGTGTGGCGGCCCTTCAGCAGCACGACCGCGTCGTACGTCGTGGCGGCGCGGCGCGCGAAGGCGAGCGGGGCGGCCTCCACCTCGGCGCGCGTGACGCCGAGCATCGCG includes the following:
- the alr gene encoding alanine racemase, giving the protein MTAARAEIVVDLAAVRHNVRRLRELVGDQVQMMTVVKADGYGHGMVEVARAAREAGADWLGVATLEEALALRESGDVGRVLCWLAAPGENYAPVIGADVDVTAHSVAQLEEIAAAVAAAGVPARVQLKIDTGLSRGGATQADWPGVVERARRGEEDGLWRVTGIWSHFSSSDEPDDPANAAQEDVLRWAVKVAEQAGLRPDVRHIANSAAAVLRPSSRFDLVRCGLASYGLDPAPGHLPDLGLVPAMTVRASLLLVKDIAEGDAVSYGRTWIAPAATTLGLVPGGYGDGVPRHASSRAEVWIEGRRRPVRGRICMDQFVVDLEGDRPEAGAEVVLFGPGLDGAPTAQDWAEAADTISYEVVTRIGGRLSRRHVDTEERRWG